Below is a genomic region from Deltaproteobacteria bacterium.
TTGAAGAACTTCGCCAGACACCGTTGTGAGCTGGCGCTTGTCATTGAGCATGAATGACCCATTGCGGGTGTAGCCAGGGCCTTCAGGTGTATCCACCACGAAGAACCCTTCACCTTGAATCGCCACATCCATTTTATTGTGTGTGTGCTGCAAAGGCCCCTGGCTGAAGTCCGTAAAGGTAGAATCCAAAACAACATGTCGCTGTGTTTCGTTGTTTGTACCATCACGTGCCTCATCCATGAGTTCTTTGAATGTTGCCTGCACACCCTTAAAGCCATTGGTGCTACCATTGGCTAAATTGTTGGCTAGGATGTCCAAATGCTCTTCTTGAGCCAGTGCACCGGTCATTGCTGAATATATACCGTTAGGCATTATAGCCTCCCCGTGCACGGCGCTTCTTCTTGTCAGATTTAGCACCTTCTGGGTTTAGAATCGCACGCAGGCGTAACGTTGCTTCACTAAGAATCTGACAGACGCGGCTTTCCGTAACACTCAGTACGTAGCCGATATCCTTTAAAGTCAGGTCCTCTTGATAGTAAAGCTGCAACACCTGTTGATGCCGTTCACCCAATTTACCAATTGCTCCAGCAAGCTGTTCCAGCTTTTGCTTTTTGGCATACTCCTCGAAAGGACTATCGTCCTCCGTTGGGGTGTTCATAGGGTAAACATCCGTGAAGCTCACAACCCGAACAGGTGTTAGCTTCTCCAACTTCTTTCGCAAATCCGGAACACTCAGATC
It encodes:
- the fliA gene encoding RNA polymerase sigma factor FliA, whose product is MASVLRSYDGEREGKLRPIEEYLPFVKRVAQRLARRLPSHIALEDLISAGVVGLLEAMSRYDSSRVTDFEKFAEFRVKGAILDDLRRRDLMARDARLESKNIESAVQELTKELSREPEEEELASRLDLSVPDLRKKLEKLTPVRVVSFTDVYPMNTPTEDDSPFEEYAKKQKLEQLAGAIGKLGERHQQVLQLYYQEDLTLKDIGYVLSVTESRVCQILSEATLRLRAILNPEGAKSDKKKRRARGGYNA
- the flgF gene encoding flagellar basal-body rod protein FlgF; translation: MPNGIYSAMTGALAQEEHLDILANNLANGSTNGFKGVQATFKELMDEARDGTNNETQRHVVLDSTFTDFSQGPLQHTHNKMDVAIQGEGFFVVDTPEGPGYTRNGSFMLNDKRQLTTVSGEVLQGTSGPIEVPEGAVININQSGAVTSGPLEIGKIRVVKFDDPQSLNRIGHNLYGAPEGLDAVDVEQVSVQTGAIERSNVNMIREMTSLIKVSRFYESFNKAIQTYRTVDSTTARELGR